Genomic DNA from Dehalogenimonas lykanthroporepellens BL-DC-9:
ATAGGGACATTACAATTTCTCCGAAGGAAATGCCGCCGGTATGACAGCGGGTTGGTTCTTTTCCACCAGTTGGCACGCTTTTATACCTATGAACCAATTGCCGTAAATCATAATTGGCTCAAAATCGGTAATTTCCAGACGTTTGGCGAATATGGGGCCATCAATGACAAGAGTGTGATAATAGCCCACTTGGCCGGACGGGGAAGCCTCTGCTCGAGCGCGTAACTCGGCTAAAGTATCATGATCCAGTCTCCGTCCGAGCCAGTCTTTACCCAGACGTGTATCGTCAACCACTATAATGATAGCCGTGAATCCAGAATCTATCAGGTCAGTCAGGAGTGACGCCCTGTCTTCGTCCCACAAGGGCATGATAGGTGTGATACCAGCCGGTTCACAAACACTTTTAACCCAGTTGAGATGTTTCTCCGCTAGATAGTTACCGACGCTGACGTCGCCGAAAACGCCGCCGGTAATACCTTCTGTCTGAAACGATTTGAGCATTTCGCGATAACTGTCATTATATGTATCTACCGTTGTTGTTGTTTGGGTTAGAGGTATTCCCATGGCTTCGGCCTGGAGCTTGTGACTATCTCAGGTGGTATTCTGTGCGGCCACACCTCTCCGGAATGCTCGGTGACAATGCTGGCCAGCCGACGGACTTTATGGCCTGATTTAATAGCCCGGTAGGTAGCTAAACAGCAATCTTTCCCGCCACTCCAGGATACGAAGACATCCATTTTTTAATCCCCTTAAATTAAGCGTGATGTTAACAATAATGAAATACTTGATTATTCTACAATAAATGAGGCTATATAACCAGTACTAACGATGCGGTTAAAGAAAGATACAATGAGAAATCTAACCCGAGCAGGGTCTTTTACATGGGGTGTTTATTAGAGTAAAATAGCTTTGCTTGGGCGGCTAGTTCAGTGGTTAGAACGCCTGCTTCACACGCAGGAAGTCCGTGGTTCGAGTCCACGGCCGCCCACCATGACTACACAATAACCGTCTCTTCCCCTATTAATCGGTCTGCCCGCCCGCATTGTTCAGGATAGAAAAAATGGAAAAAACGGTCAATTTACTGGATTTATCTCCTGAAGGTATTGCCTCCTTCCTGGTCTCTATCGGAGAAAAACCGGTTTTCACAGGGAAGATTATCAGACACCTTTTCGAATGCAGGAATACAATTATTGACGAACCCAGCTACTTGCCGGAGTCGTTAAAACACAAACTGCGCCAGATTTCTGGACATGCCGCTCTGGAGGTTTTGGAGGAGTCGAAATCTGTGGACGGTAAGAATATTAAGACCTTATTTGGCCTTGATGATGGTAACACAATAGAGAGCACCGCGATGGAATTCGGAGGTAGTGCTGGGAAGATAAGACGAACCGTATGTGTATCCAGTCAGGTCGGTTGTATGATTGGATGCCCTTACTGTGCTACAGGAATGAATGGTTTTCATCGAAATCTCAGTCCCGGAGAAATGATAGAACAGGTTCTTTATTATCGAGGAGAGACTGGTCGCGTTGGCAGGAATAGTCTAACCAATGTTGTTTTCATGGGAATGGGGGAACCTCTTCTCAATTACGATAATGTTGTTACTGCAGTATCGCTACTTAATAGCCACCATGGCATGGGATTCGGTGCCCGTCAGATAACGATATCGACTTCCGGTATTGTTCCCGGTATTCTAAGGTTGGCTCGTGAGGATCTGTACTGTCAACTGGCAGTTTCAATTCAGTCTGCTACTGACGAATTGCGTAATCTACTTGTTCCGGTTAACCGGAAATATCCGCTGGCTCATTTAATTGAGGCATGCCGGGAATACTCTGAACTGACCAGACGCAAAGTTTTTATT
This window encodes:
- a CDS encoding radical SAM enzyme, Cfr family (KEGG: mta:Moth_0906 hypothetical protein~TIGRFAM: radical SAM enzyme, Cfr family~PFAM: Radical SAM domain protein), translated to MEKTVNLLDLSPEGIASFLVSIGEKPVFTGKIIRHLFECRNTIIDEPSYLPESLKHKLRQISGHAALEVLEESKSVDGKNIKTLFGLDDGNTIESTAMEFGGSAGKIRRTVCVSSQVGCMIGCPYCATGMNGFHRNLSPGEMIEQVLYYRGETGRVGRNSLTNVVFMGMGEPLLNYDNVVTAVSLLNSHHGMGFGARQITISTSGIVPGILRLAREDLYCQLAVSIQSATDELRNLLVPVNRKYPLAHLIEACREYSELTRRKVFIEYVLFEGVNDSIQDAEGLAKLLEPLDCSINLIIVNNSGIGTFRPTSYDTVVAFQRLLVSKGFRTMLRLSRGTDIEAGCGQLRNRRLRITN